The Streptococcus oralis genome segment CAACCTCAAGTCCTTTCTTTTTTATGGATGGCTCACAATCAGTTCCAAACCTTGCCCTTCCAAGGTCCAAGCTTCAACATCACTTGGTAGGATAAAGTGGCTACCTTTTTGGATTGGATAATTTCCCCCGTCAACAGTTAGTTGACCTTGACCAGCTAAGACGCTGAACAGGCTGTAGTCAGCTGTCTTTTCAAAGTCAACTTTTCCAGTAATTTCCCACTTGTAAACGGCGAAGAAATCATTCGACACTAGAAGTGTAGAACGCAGGTCATCAGCTTTGACAGTCACAGGACGGCTATTGGCAGGCTCACCAATGTTCAAAACATCGATGGATTTTTCAAGGTGAAGTTCACGCAAGCTGCCCTTGTCGTCCTTGCGGTCAAAGTCATAGACACGGTAGGTGGTATCGCTAGACTGCTGGGTTTCAAGAATCAAGATACCCGCACCAATGGCATGCATAGTGCCACTTGGTACATAGAAGAAATCTCCTGCTTTAACTGGAACTTTTGTCAGCAAGGTATCCCAGTTCTTGTCCTCGATTTGCTGGCGGAGTTCTTCTTTTGATTTGGCATTGTGGCCATAGATAATCTCTGAACCTTCGTCTGCTGCGATGATGTACCAGCACTCTGTTTTTCCGAGCTCGCCTTCATGTTCTAGTCCATATGCATCGTCTGGGTGAACTTGGACACTGAGCCAATCGTTGGCATCCAGAATCTTGGTCAACAGTGGAAATACAGGCTCTGGACGGTTACCAAATAATTCACGGTGCTCTGCATACAAGGTAGCTAGGTCTGTTCCCTCGTAGCGACCATTAGCTACCTTAGAAACTCCATTTGGGTGGGCTGAAATAGCCCAGTATTCTCCGATTTTTTCACTTGGGATATCGTAGCCAAACTCATCACGTAGCTTGGTTCCACCCCAGATTTTTTCTTGCATAACTGATTGTAAAAATAATGGTTCTGACATCTTATTCTCCTGTCTGTTTTTCTCACCTCATTATAGCAAAAAGCCAGGTCTAATTGAACTCTTTTTCACACATTATAAAGTAGGGAGAAGATTTTATAAAAATAGTAACGATATGGTTTTCATACTTTTGATAAATCTAAAAGAAACTATTCTTTCATAAGATTTGGAAGAACGAACATGATGAAAAAAGCTAACATAATCATCACGAAAACAAGCAAGTAGACAAAACACATAGACAGCCATACATAACGATCAGGTTTTAATGGTCTTTCGACGAAAGATTGTTTCGGTTTTTTAGTTTCATATATCAATAGTTTTAAGATATCATTAATCAAAACTCAAACTTTCTTATTTCTATTCTTGAATTACCTTTTGAGAATTTAGATTATCTATTTTAATACCGTATTTATCTTCTCGTCTCTTAAATGCTTCAATCCCCCCTTCTAAAATTTCACAAACATGTTCTTTTATACATTTTTTGTTTAAAATAAAATTACTGTCAGGTTCTTTTATCTGATTCTCTAAAGCTCCATTTTTATAAGCAAAAACTTTGTTATGGGGATTAGGATTATTTTCTGAATGTTGATTTGCTACAATAACATTTTCACAATCACCTGATACGACGATATTAGGATTATGTGTGACAATAATAATTTGCCTTTTTAATTTTCTCTGCTTAATATATGCTGTCAACTCATGGTAAATAGCTCTATTATCTAAACTATCCTCTGGCTGGTCAATCAATACAGGAACCCGACTATTAGAAAAATCTAAAATCAGTTTTAATACAACGAAAGCCTTTTTACCTGGTGACATCTGTTCAAACTTATCATTCTGATATTCAATATCAAATTTATAAGAGTAAAAATCAGTAGTGAAAAACTTTTCGATATGGTCTAATGTGGTTTTGTTTCCATTAAATTTTAAAGAATTATCCTCAAATATAGTATCAATCATTGAATCAAACTCAAAATTTAATTTCTCAATAAATTCTGCTTTTGAACGTCCTTGAGCATTAATGTAGTCAAACTCTAGCTCCAAATCCTTGAGGTAAAAATCTACAGTAATTTTTAAATCACTTTCAGATATATCGAACGAAGTAAGTAATTCTTTTCGAATTTTTGAATACTCTCTATACTGATTAATAATATTTTGTTTTAATTGATCGTTTTCAGTTTTAAGGTTGGATATCTCTTGTTCGTAACTTTCAATTTTTTTCAATATGGTAGTTTCTTGCTTTATGTTCTCTTCTATAAATGACAACTCATTATTATCTTGTAAGTAAGATAAAAACTTTTTAAAATCTGGAGTATCTCTAATTAAACCAATTTTATTCTTAGTTTCATAAATTTGATCATTTAATCTCTGCTTAAGAATATTAATTTTGTCTTCAAATGTTTGTTGTACTTTTTGATTAATATCCTCAACAGCACTATTAATTATATCTCTTATTTCGTCGCTATGTTCAAGTGCAGAATTAGATTTGGAATATGCTGCAATATTAGGAATAAATAAATTATCAATAAATACAAAATCTTTTTCAAGCCGATTTATTTCACCTTGTAACTTCTTAATAGTAGAGTTATCTATCTCAAATTTTTTCTTCTCTTCATCATCAATATCTACTGCGGATAACAATTCATCTCGTTTTTTATGAAGTTCAATAATCCTTTTGTTAGTAGCTTTTTTATCAAATTCTGGTTTTAAGAGATTTTGTTGACGTTGAAGATTTTCTTTAAATTCATTTAAAAGTCCCTTAATTGCGATATCTATTTTATTATGACTTTGTTGATAACTTTTAATATTTTCATCCAATCCTTTAGATTGAATAATTTCATTAACAAGAAAATTTAACTTTTCAGTATTATTCGCTAGTTGAATCATATGTTCTTGAGGTAGGTATTGTATTTTTCTAGTATCATCCTCTTCCCTATCTTTCCAGAACACATGAAAGTTTTCCATATCTTTATACGTATATTTATTTTTAGATTCACTATCATTAAGTTTATAGGCAATTGAATTTAATAAGGTGGATTTTCCAGTTGATCTACCACCAATGATCGTATTTAAATTATCAGATAAAAGTATGATATCTCCATCATATTCAATTCTATCAATAATTAGCTCATCATCAGTTCGAACTGGTTTTCCTATTCCTACACATATCCGATGTTCTGGCTCAAAGATTATTTGCTTCAAACCTTCAAAAGTCAAATCTGCTTTAATCCAACTATACTTAGTTCCAATCCCTTCTAAAGAGTGCGAATCAGAAGATTGTAAAAGAGGTCTAACATAATCAGATTTATGCAACCAATATTCTCGGTCAGATATTATATTCATATGTTTGCATTTGGGGTCTTGGCAAGTCGAAGAATCATTACAACTAGAATGAATAATAAAATCTGAATTCACACAAATCTGTTCATAAACAGCCTTATTTTTGGAATCAGAATCACTAGTAGCACTACCATGCCCTCTCGAGAGAAATCCTTTTAAATAGTTTCCATTTAATTCTGTATTCCGTTCTAATATTTGATTTAAACTTTTGAAATCAACATGAGCAGAAGACTCAATCTCTTTATTACTTAATCTATTGAATGCTTTCTCAGTTGCACCAATATTTGCCTTTAATTCCCCTAATAAATTCTTAATAATACCATCATCTAATGTATTATCAAAAATGATGTGATAATCAAATAACTGGTCAGATTTATTTATATTAGATAATCTCACTTCTAAATTAAGAAAAGTTACAATACCGTTCTCTTCAAGTCTTGTTTTTAAATTAAAATCGTCATCGGTAAAATTAAAGTAATTAGTTAAACCAATTGCTGAAATATCCTCGTCCTTAATTTTTTGAATAAAACTTTCAATATCTGGACTTCCATCTTCAAATTTACTAAATTGATTATTTAACACTGTATATGGTGAATGTATATGCAAATCCCATTTTCTAAATTCAGAACCTCTATTCATTTAAACTATCCTTTCATATGCTAAAGCTATTGACTGTATTATAAAGTAACTAAGACTGTTTTGAAAAAAACATTATCTTTATTATATTATAACATAATAAAAACAAAACTTACTCTTAATTCGTCATAGTTTTTTTGAAATTTTAACAGAATTTTAAACTTTTATGGAATACTTAAATTTAGAACGAAGAATGAAAAATGTTTTACAAAAGTAAAAGAAGCGAAATGGATTTTTTATATCGCAATAACCATAATATGCTTCAATGCAAGAGAATGTTGTTATACAAAATACTTAATGCCATTGAAACAAAAGAAATTCTTACTAAGAAATATAATGATATTGTAGAAAAATTTATGACCTAAAATTTTATGTATTTATCTAATCCACTAAAAATTTAAAAAGGATGCAATATTGCAACCTTTTTAATTTATTTTATAAACTCCGAAAGCAAAAATTAGTCCCTTTTTAGCACCTAATTTCTTATATAACGTAAGACAGGAAGTAAACCCTCATTATAAATTAAAGTTTCAACCATGAATTCGTTGGAAGCAAACCTTAAAATAAAGTCTTCAACTTCAAATTTAATTCTCGACGAGAGGAATTATTTGATTGCGCGTGATTGCAATCCTTCTTCTTCCAAGAAGAGGCGGAATGGTACGAGTTCTTCTGCTTCGTATTTTTCCTTGAAGTCTTTGATTGCTTCTTCTGAGTGAAGTTTTGGATCCAATTCAAGTACTTCTACTGGAAGTGGACGGTGTGGAGTGATGCGAGCATCGATCACAACAGTTTTACCTTCTTTGTTGAGTTTAACAGCTTCTGCAACAACTGCATCGATGTCTTCGATACGGTCAACTGTAAATCCTACAGCACCTTGAGCTTCAGCGATTTTCGCATAGTCAGCATTAGGGAAGTCACAACCAAACAAGTGTTTGTTTGTGTCTTCGTATTTGTCCTTGATGAAGGCATATTTACCATTTGAGAAGACAACGTTGATAACTGGAAGGTCGTATTGAACGTTTGTGATAACGTCTGGGTAGCACATGTTGAATGCACCGTCACCCATGATGTTCCATACTTGGCGATCTGGATTGTCTTTCTTAGCAGCGATACCACCAGGAAGGGCAATACCCATTGTCGCAAAGAGTGGAGATGTACGCCACATGTTCTTAGGTGTCATGTGAAGGTGACGAGTAGATGTTTGAGTAGTGTCACCTACGTCGATTGAGTAGATAGCGTCTTGATCAGCATGTTTGTTGATTGCATTGTAAACTTGATACAATTGCAATTCACCCTCAGTTTTACCTTCGATTTTGTTCATGTAATCACGCCAGTTTTGGTTGTTCTTAACGTTTGCACGCCACCATGGAGTAGATTCAACTGGGTTCACTTTGTCAAGGATAGCTTTAGCTGCTTGACCTGCATCACCAAGGATTGAAGCGTCTAGGGCATGACGTTTACCAAGTTTGTAAGGGTCGATATCCACTTGGATGAATTTTTCAGTATTCTTGAATGCTTGGTAAACTTCAGCAAATGGGAAGTTTGAACCAAGGAAAAGAACTGTGTCTGCTTCAAAGACCACTTCGTTGGCTGGTTTCCAACCAACACGGTAAGCAGAGCCTGTCAAACCTTCATAGTTCCATTCAAAAGCTTCAAAGTTTTTACCAGTTGTGATGATTGGTGCTTTGATTTTACGTGACAATTCAGTAATCACTTCACCAGCTTTAACACCACCGTAACCAGCATAGATAACTGGACGTTCAGCATTGTTCAAGATTTCAACAGCTTTGTCGATTTCAACTTCGTTCAAGGCAGGAGCGATGAATGAACGTTCGTACGAACCTGAACCGTAGTATGAGTTTTCATCGATTTCTTGGAAACCGAAGTTTACTGGGATTTCAACAACAGCTGGACCTTTTTTAGAAACTGCAGCACGGCAAGCTTCGTCAATTACTTTTGGTAATTGCTCAGCGTATGCTACACGTTTGTTGTAGACAGCGATACCGTTGTACATTGGGTTTTGGTTCAATTCTTGGAAGGCATCCATGTTGAGTTCGTTAACAGGACGTGATCCAAGGATAGCAAGGAATGGAGTGTTATCCATAGCTGCATCGTAAACACCGTTAATCAAGTGAGTCGCACCTGGACCACCTGAACCAACTGCAACCCCGATTGAGCCGCCGAATTTAGCTTGCATAACCGCTGCAAGAGCACCTGTTTCTTCGTGGCGAACTTGCAAGAAGCGGATATCTTTGTCTTCAGCCAAAGCATCCATCAATGAGCTGAGTGTTCCTGATGGGATACCGTAGATTGTGTCTACGCCCCATGTTTTCAATACGTTGAGCATTGCTGCTGATGCAGTAATTTTCCCTTGAGTCATTATAACTCTCCTTCAAATATTTTTAAAATTTGATTCATCCGTTTTCATATACTAATTGGAAACGTTTCAGCAAATTTTTACTCTACTACTTTACCATAATTGTTTTTTGTCTCCTAAAAATGTGCTCAGAAGTTTTTATTCTCTATTACAGTACAGTTTGAAAGCGTTTTTTAGAACTGTTTTATAATACTCAATGAGAATTAAAGAGCACACTAGGAAGCTAACCGCAAGTTGCTCAAAGCAGAGATTTGAGGTTGCAGATAAAATTGATGTGGTTTGAAGAGATTTTCAAAGAGTATAAAAAGCGGGCAAGCCCGCTTTTAGTCTATTTTAGTAACGTTTAGCATGAGTGAACTAATCAAAACAGATACAGAGCTAAAGGCCATGGCTAGACCAGCCAGTTCTGGATTGAGAACGAGACCAAATCCTGAAAAGACTCCTGCTGCAATCGGAATTCCGGCGACATTGTAGATAAAAGCCCAGAAAAGATTGAGCAGAATTCGATTGAAGGTTTTCTTGCTCATGTCAAAGGCACGCACCACACCTAGGAGGTTATTAGTTGTCAACACCAAATCTGCTGACTCGATGGCAATATCTGTTCCAGCTCCCATAGCAATTCCCACATCCGCTACACTGAGGGCAGGAGCGTCATTGATACCATCACCAACAAAGGATACTTTTCCAGCTGATTGTAGTTTATGGATTTCATGGGCTTTTTCTTCTGGCAATACACCTGCAATGACTTCTTCAATGCCAATCTGATCTGCAATGGCACGCGCCACGCCAGCATTATCCCCTGTCAGCATGACCGTTTTAAGACCTCGTTTTTTCAACTGACTGATGGCAAGTTTAGCATTTTCCTTAGGAATATCTTGTAGTGCAAGCAAGCCTTTGATTTCATTGTCAACAGCCAAGAACACAACTGTCTTAGCTTCTTTTTCCAGTTCTTCTAGTTTTTCCTGATAAGTGCTTGAAATGTTCATCCCATCCAGCATTTTAGCATTTCCAAGCAAGACTTGTTTCCCGTTGATTTGCCCTGAGACACCTTTTCCGTGCAAGGCTTGGAAATTTTCCACAGTTTGAAACTCAAGTCTTGCCTCACTCGCTCGCTTGACAATGGCCTCAGCCAGTGGGTGTTGGGAAGCTTCTTCCAAGGAGGCTGCCAATCCAAGCACTTCTACTTCGTCGCCGATGATATCTGTTACCACTGGTTTTCCTTCTGTCAAAGTCCCGGTCTTATCAAAGACAAGAGTTTGAACTTTCTGGATTTCCTGTAGGACGGTTCCATTTTTTAGGAGAACGCCCATTTTGGCACTCCGTCCTGTCCCCACCATGAGGGCTGTTGGTGTTGCAAGTCCTAGGGCACAAGGACAGGCGATAATCAACACTGCCACCCCAAAAAGAAGAGAGGTCACAAAGCTAGCCTCAAACAAGACAAACCAAACCCAAAAAGTCAGAATCGCTAAAATGACGACTGCTGGGACAAAAATCCCTGAAATCTTATCCGTCAAGTCCTGAATCGGTGCACGGCTGGTCTGGGCTTTCTTCACAAATTCTACAATTTGAGCCAAGATCGTCTCTGAACCAACTTTTTCTGCCTTAAGAACAAGCATTCCACTATTATTGATGGTTGAGCCAATGACAGCATCCCCAACTGTCTTGTCCACTGGCAGGCTCTCACCTGTCACCATAGATTCATCAATACTGGAGATACCTTCCACTACGACGCCATCAACCGCAATCTTTTCACCGGGACGCACTCGAATCAGGTCACCTACCTTGACTTGCTCCAAGGGAACTTGAACATAGTGATCATCACGCAAAACTTCTGCTGTTTTAGCTTGCAAATCAAGTAATTTCTCCACAGCTTGGGAAGTGTTTTTTCGCATTTTCTCCTCAAAAACCGCCCCCAAAAGAACGAAGAAGAGGATAAATCCAGCACTTTCAAAGTAGACAGGGAGCCCAGCGAAGAGGGCAACTAGGCTATAGAGATAGGCTACTAGAGTTCCCAGAGCAACCAAGCTATCCATGTTGGCATTGTGCTTTTTAAAGCTGGCCCAAGCACTCTGAATATAAGGACCACCGGCCACTAGCATGATAGGTGTTGTAGCTAAAAAGGTACCCCAATGCATGACTTGGTGACTAATGCTACCTGTCAACATCCCAATCATGAGAATCACAAGAGGCACAGTAAAGATACTAGTAATCCAAAAACGTTGCAAAAGTGACAAAGATTTTCGAGTCTTCTCAACTACGGTATAACTTCCCTTCTGCATCTTCATGCCACATGAAAATTCATGTTGGCCTAACTCTTGAGGTGTAAAACGAATTGTCTTCTCTTCATCTAGTCCGATTGGTTCCAAGATGCCTTCTTCTTCAAACAGAATTTCCTTGTAACAATTTGATGGCGTCACACGATGAAAAGTTATCTCAGCTGGAATTCCTTTTTGAAGCTGGATATGGGCTGGATGATAGCCTTTTTCAGCTGTGATATGGATTTTTTGAATGCCATTTTCCAGGCTGGCTTTCACAATTTCTGTCATCATTTCCTCCTATTCTACAATCATCTTGCCGTGCATCATGTTCATACCACAAGAAAAGTCAAACTCTCCAGCCTGTTCAGGCATGATTTCCACTACATACTCTTCACCCATAGGCAAGTTCGCATGCACTCCAAAATCTGGAAAGACGATCTGATCCAAACAAGGTGAAGGATCCTTACGGTCAAAGACAATACGGGCTGGCACTGATTTCTTAAGAATAATCAACTCAGGCGTATAGCCCCCTTTGACTTCCACTCGAATCTCTTGGTAACCCTTTTTTTGCTGGGCCTTTTGTCCAGATTTTTCAGGCTTTTTGAAAAACCAAAACAAGATAAACGCGATAAGGGCAATACAAATAATGGTTACAATACTATTTAACATGACGTCTCCTTTACATACAATTACATTCGACTTCAGCAACTGCGCTAGCTTTTTTCTCTGAAATCACAGCTTCCAAGTCTGCCAAGTCAGCCTGAGTAAAATCACATTCAGCAATCAAATCAGCCAACAAGTTCTTAATCCTACGAGAACAAACCTTGTCCTTGATATCTTGGACAAGTAAATCCCGACTTTGGTCCAAAGTTAAAAGGGCTGAATAGACAAAGAACTTGCCTTCTTTTTTCCTTGTCAGACACTCTTTCTCAACCAAACGAGCCAAAAGAGTTTGAATGGTTGACTTGGACCAGTCGAACCGCTCCGCCAGAACCCTGATCAAATCCGTACTGGTCTGCTCCCCCTGCATCCAAATAATCTTCATGACCTGCCATTCTGCATCTGAAATCTGCATAATCACACCTCCTAAATCTACATTTGTCGATTACAGTTATTAGTATAGTCTAAAAATCTACATTTGTCAATTAAAAAAGAACCGATACTATGCATCAGTTCCATCAAAATCTAAGAAATGAGTTTCTCTAGCCTTGCCAATTTTCTTGGTCTTCTTTGAATCGTTTTAAGAGATCCAATCCCTCTGGTGTGATGTAGCCTTCTTCCTGAGCTAGGTGGATGAGCTCGCTGTAGTTTGAGAGAGTCACCAGTTTCACGCCTGCATTTGCAAAGTTCTTATCTGCTTTTGCTAGTTGATAGCTAAAAATGGCTACTACACCGAGAACATCTGCTCCTTCACGCTTGGCAGCTGCTACCGCTTCGAGAACTGAACCACCAGTTGAAATCAGGTCTTCTACAATTACCATTTTTTGCCCCTGGGCTACACGGCCTTCGATTTGGTTTCCGGCTCCATGGTCTTTTGGTTTGCTACGGATATAAGCAAATGGTAGGTTCATCTTGTCTGCGATGATAGCTCCGTGTGGAATCCCTGCTGTCGCTGTACCAGCAATGACTTCTACCTCTGGAAAGGCTGCTTTGATAGCATCCACAAAACCATTTTCAATCAAAGTTCTAGTTTCCGGGTAAGCTAGGGTCACACGATTATCCGTATAGATAGGTGACTTGATACCAGATGCCCAAGTGAAAGGCTCTTCTGGTTTGAGATAAACCGCTTGAATTTTCAATAGATGGCTAGCAATGTCTCTAGCAAGTGTCATGGTATACTCCTTCTTATCCTTAAATCTATAATCAAATACGCTTTAGACCCAGTCGCGTGTCCATTCTTCCTTGATAGCATGGTAGGCTGCTACAGGGTCTGCTGCCTGTGTGATAGGACGGCCTATTACAATGTAGTCACTACCGATTTGATAGGCTTGACCAGGGGTCACTACGCGTTTTTGATCCCCTGCTTCAGCACCTGCTGGTCGAATACCTGGTGTCAAGCAGATAAAGTCTTCGTTTGTAGCTTCTTTGATAAGTTGGGCTTCTTGGGCTGAGCAAACAACACCATCCAATCCAGCTTCAGCTGTTTTCTTAGCATAGTGAATCACTGATTCTTGCAGACTAGTTTGGATATTTTGACAGTCTTGCATCTGTTCTTCGGATGTTGAGGTCAATTGGGTCACCGCAATAAGAATCCCTTGATCACCAAGACCTTCACGCGCGGCCTGCATCATCTCAAGTCCACCTGCAGCCTGAACATTGGTCATATCGACACCCAGACTTGACAAGATTTTCATGGTTGACTTGACCGTATTTGGAATATCATGCAACTTGAGATCCAAAAAAACACTATGTCCCAATGATTTTAAATAACGCACAACTTCGGGACCTACTGCATAGTAGATTTCCATTCCTACCTTGACATAGAGTTTTTCCTCTGCTGGAAAAAGGGCTAAAAATTCTTTGGCTTCCTCGAAACTTGGAAAATCCAGAGCAATGACCGGGCGACTCTCACGCATTCTTTTCTCCTATTCTTTGCTAACAGTCCATTGCTTAAAAAAGGAACCTGCTAGCAGCTAGGTTCCACGAAAAACGGGTAGTCTCCACCCTTTCACTGTCTAACCTTAGCTGCCTCTCTGGACTGCTTTAAAAGTTTTCTACTATTCTATTATTTATAACGACACTTGTCAAGTAAAAACTGAAGATTCTTATTCTTGTTTCTTTTCTTCAGCTTTTTTTTCTTCCTGTTTTTTCTTCTCTGCTTCTTTAGCTTCTTGTTTAGCCTTTTCCTCAGCTTCTTCCAAACGTTTATCAGCCAGGCTAGTGCTATAGATTCCTGCCTCCATATCGATGAAGCTCGGTTCTGCTAACTGTGGCTTGATTTTGCTGTAATAAGGCAATTTCTTACCCAATTCTGACAAGGGAACCAATATTTCATCTGTATCCTGCATAGTAATTTTTAGAAGATCGGCAGTTGCCTTACTTGGCGCTAGTTCGATCTTCTGAATTTGACTCTTTATGTCCTCACTAATGCTAGAAAGACCCGTCATCAAATCCTTCACCTGCTGCTCATCGTTAAAGGTGACTGTTAGGTAGGTCTCAGGCAGGTTCAAAAGGTTGACAGGGCTTGAGTCAATGGTTCCACTAGACAGAATTGGATAGTGATCTTCGCCTGTCACATAGTAGCCAACAATCTCAAACTCTTTGACTTCAATCGTAAAGTTTGTCGGAAATTTGTAGTCAATCTTCGCCGATTCTATCCAATGGTTGGACTTGATTCGCTCAGCGTACTTCTCCTTGTTCCATAACAAAGACAAGGTATAGTCGCTGTCCTGAATACCAGAAACCTGTTTGATGTCATCCACCTGCGTGTTACTGTTTCCCTTAACCTCGATATTTTTGATGGTCGAAAGTGGAGTCAACAAATAGACTGAAAGAAGGAGAACCAGAACACTGGGTACCAAGATACTCACAGCTCGCCAAATATGAACAGGTGCAATTTTAGGCTTGGCTGGTTTCTCTGGTTTTTCTTTTTTCTTCTCTTTTTCTTCTTTGACTTTAGGATCA includes the following:
- a CDS encoding cell division protein FtsQ/DivIB; the protein is MSKDKKKESNQKQELSEWQKRNQEYLKKKAEEEAALAEEKEKEKQARMGKNSKSLEESKKSSSDSDQNETVPDEESSEKEEKSKKGDPKVKEEKEKKKEKPEKPAKPKIAPVHIWRAVSILVPSVLVLLLSVYLLTPLSTIKNIEVKGNSNTQVDDIKQVSGIQDSDYTLSLLWNKEKYAERIKSNHWIESAKIDYKFPTNFTIEVKEFEIVGYYVTGEDHYPILSSGTIDSSPVNLLNLPETYLTVTFNDEQQVKDLMTGLSSISEDIKSQIQKIELAPSKATADLLKITMQDTDEILVPLSELGKKLPYYSKIKPQLAEPSFIDMEAGIYSTSLADKRLEEAEEKAKQEAKEAEKKKQEEKKAEEKKQE